The following coding sequences are from one Diabrotica virgifera virgifera chromosome 2, PGI_DIABVI_V3a window:
- the LOC126880025 gene encoding 23 kDa integral membrane protein-like isoform X1: MGCGEALMKLFMLVVNTIFALGGLILIVIGVVKKLNVKNLSEAIPDDYSIEVAPILTIVVGVIIFVIAFFGCWGAIRDSPFLLTTYGVILLVIFLLQIAVGIFAVTHIKDEENFKIQVKKQVIRVFNEAKRNKKYELTDLIQKDFHCCGPDGSSFWGNDIPDSCFDSHKHQYKDGCKIKVYEFLHKTMFIIGITVIAFSVLEVIGCIFSLCLASRIKKRERRFSY; this comes from the coding sequence ATGGGTTGTGGCGAAGCGCTTATGAAATTGTTTATGCTTGTGGTGAATACCATTTTTGCTCTCGGTGGTCTTATTCTAATCGTCATAGGAGTAGTGAAAAAACTAAACGTAAAAAATTTAAGTGAAGCCATACCAGATGACTATTCAATAGAGGTTGCTCCGATACTGACCATTGTAGTAGGCGTAATAATATTTGTCATCGCATTCTTTGGATGCTGGGGAGCCATCAGAGACAGCCCGTTTTTGCTCACAACGTATGGAGTAATATTGTTGGTAATATTTTTGCTTCAAATCGCCGTTGGAATTTTTGCTGTTACACATATAAAGGatgaagaaaatttcaaaattcaaGTGAAAAAGCAAGTGATTAGAGTGTTTAATGAAGCTAAGAGGAATAAAAAGTACGAATTAACGGATCTTATTCAAAAAGATTTCCATTGCTGTGGTCCTGACGGTTCATCATTTTGGGGGAATGATATACCAGATTCATGTTTTGATTCACATAAGCACCAGTATAAGGATGGATGCAAAATAAAGGTTTACGAGTTCCTTCATAAAACCATGTTTATTATTGGAATAACAGTTATAGCATTTTCAGTGCTTGAGGTTATAGGCTGTATATTTTCACTCTGCTTAGCCAGCCGTATAAAGAAAAGGGAAAGAAGATTCAGTTACTAA